One stretch of Mangifera indica cultivar Alphonso chromosome 9, CATAS_Mindica_2.1, whole genome shotgun sequence DNA includes these proteins:
- the LOC123226347 gene encoding sugar carrier protein C-like, whose product MAGGFGIDVSKADKVYPGHLTPYVMVTCLAAAFGGLIFGYDIGISGGVTSMAPFLQKFFPSVYHKDAIDKSTNQYCKFNDKYLTLFTSSLYLAALFASFIASRVTRTLGRRMSMLLGGLIFFIGALLNALAQAIWMLIVGRLLLGIGVGFSIQSIPLYVSEMAPAKHRGSLNVIFQLAITIGIFAANLVNYFTSKIKGGHGWRYSLGGAMVPAAFIFVSALFLPNTPNSMLEQGDKEKARAMLKRIRGVTDKEVEAEFDDILAASEASKQVKHPWRNIFKRKYRPQLIMAVLIPFFQQLTGINVVMFYAPVLFKTIGFGDKASLGSALITGIINMLATLISVYGTDKWGRRALFLEAFIGWKFGVSGNVTELPKWYAILLVIFICCYVAAFAWSWGPLGWLVPSEIFPLEIRSAGQTVVVTVNMLMTFLVAQLFLNMLCHMKFGLFIFFAFFVAVMTFFIYFFLPETKNIPIEEMQQVWRQHWFWKRFIPDEHPQV is encoded by the exons ATGGCAGGAGGTTTTGGCATTGACGTCAGTAAGGCTGACAAAGTATACCCCGGCCACCTCACTCCTTATGTAATGGTAACTTGCCTTGCTGCGGCTTTCGGTGGCTTGATCTTCGGATATGATATTGGCATCTCTG GTGGGGTGACATCTATGGCACCCTTTTTGCAGAAGTTCTTCCCGTCTGTGTATCATAAGGACGCCATAGATAAATCTACCAACCAATACTGCAAGTTTAATGATAAGTACTTGACTCTGTTTACTTCTTCTCTATATTTGGCTGCCCTTTTTGCATCTTTTATTGCTTCAAGGGTGACAAGGACATTGGGCAGAAGGATGTCCATGCTTCTTGGCGGCTTGATCTTCTTCATTGGAGCTCTTCTCAATGCTCTTGCTCAGGCTATCTGGATGCTTATTGTTGGTAGACTTTTGCTGGGTATTGGTGTTGGTTTCTCCATTCAG TCAATCCCACTGTACGTATCAGAAATGGCTCCAGCCAAGCATCGTGGTTCTCTGAATGTTATCTTCCAGTTAGCCATTACAATAGGCATATTCGCTGCCAATTTGGTTAACTATTTCACTTCCAAGATCAAAGGAGGCCACGGATGGCGTTACAGTCTGGGCGGTGCCATGGTTCCTGCCGCATTCATCTTCGTCTCTGCATTATTTCTCCCCAACACTCCAAACTCCATGTTGGAGCAAGGTGATAAAGAGAAGGCCAGAGCCATGCTTAAGCGCATCCGCGGCGTCACTGACAAGGAAGTCGAGGCCGAGTTTGACGACATATTGGCTGCCAGTGAAGCCTCAAAGCAAGTGAAACATCCATGGAGGaacatttttaaaagaaaatatagacCCCAATTGATCATGGCTGTACTCATTCCCTTCTTTCAACAGCTAACTGGAATCAACGTCGTCATGTTTTATGCCCCTGTGCTGTTCAAAACAATCGGCTTCGGAGACAAAGCCTCTCTCGGATCTGCCCTCATTACTGGTATCATCAACATGTTGGCAACGCTAATTTCAGTTTATGGTACAGATAAATGGGGCAGAAGGGCTTTGTTCCTTGAAG CTTTTATCGGATGGAAATTCGGAGTCTCCGGAAACGTAACCGAGCTGCCGAAATGGTATGCAATTCTTTTGGTGATCTTCATCTGCTGCTACGTCGCTGCCTTTGCCTGGTCATGGGGGCCGCTGGGTTGGCTAGTGCCGAGTGAAATTTTCCCACTGGAGATTCGGTCAGCCGGGCAAACCGTCGTCGTCACTGTAAACATGCTGATGACTTTCCTGGTCGCTCAACTGTTCCTCAACATGCTTTGCCACATGAAGTTCGGCTTGTTCATCTTCTTCGCGTTTTTTGTCGCTGTCATGACTTTCTTCATCTACTTCTTCTTGCCTGAGACCAAGAACATTCCCATTGAAGAGATGCAACAGGTTTGGAGACAACACTGGTTTTGGAAGAGATTCATTCCCGATGAACATCCTCAAGTTTAG